The segment TACATCTTCAAGAGTGACAACGCCGGACATTCCTCCATACTCATCGAGCACCACAAATAAGTGCATACGACTTTCAAGAAACTTAACCAGCAGTTTGTCGAGAGTAATGTTCTCGAGTACAAATCGGACAGGTTTCATCAACTCTGAAAGTTTGACGTCATCCTTATCATCTGCAAGCGCTTCAAAAACTAATCGCCTGTAGATAACACCTACGATTTCCTCGGGATTATCACCTTCATATACAGGAATACGGCTATGCGGCCATGCACTGTACTTTACATGAGCCTCTGCGACAGTCATTTCAGTGGGCAAGGAAAACACGACGGTCCGGGGAGTCATAATTTGCTCCACAATCTTGTCGTCCAACGACAGGATGTTAGCAATTGAGAGGGCTTCATAAGGTTTAATCGCCCCGGATTTTCGAGTCAAACTGACCATTGCTCTGATGTCATCTTCCGTAACCTGAGGTCCTTTCCCCCCCTTGCTTACAAGACGGGCAAGAAATCCGCATACCCAAATAACAGGAGAAAAAATCCAGACCATAATCTCCAGCGGGCGGGCAAGAGCCGTCCCCAAAGTGTGGCAGTAGACAATTCCTAGTGTTTTGGGAAGTATTTCAGAAAACAATAATATAATAAGGGTAAAAACCAGCGCAAACCACGGCAGAGTTTCAACCCCGTAAACGTTGCTCCACGCAGCTCCCGCAATCGAGGCTCCGGCGGTATTGGCAACAGTATTAAGTGTAAGTATAGCAGTTATCGGCTTTTCCACGTTCAAGCGAAGGTTATGCAGAATTATTCCTGCCTTATGACCTTCCTTGCGCAACTTTTCTATTCGACTCTGTGGAAAAGAATAAAAAACAGCCTCACTGACTGAACAGTAGGCAGATATGACAGTAGCCAGCCCGACGGCAAGTATTAGTTCCAGCATTAATTTTTTTGTTAAAGTTACTCAAAGCGATGATTCGCAAAAAAGTATAACTAGATAACTATCAGAAGGATACTACCCGTGCAACAGAAATAGGGTAGCCGTCCCCGAATCAGTACGAAATGAAGATTCATTTATGACTTTAAAATAAAAACAGATGACACTTTATAAGCTGTTTCACAGAAAAAGACATGACAAATAGCAATACTGCTAAAATTGAAAGGTAAAATTTACATTGACCTTTTGCTCTGCACAATTAAAATAGCGCGATAATGCACCCGTTAAAAGACAATCACAAAATAATATTCAGACTCAGCGCTCTTGGAGATCTAATCCTGACAACCGGAGTTATAGATTTCTGGGCGGAGAAGTACGGCTGGACTTTCAGCGTAATAACTAAACAGCAATATGCCGCGCCCTTAGAAAAGAACCCGCATATAACTGAAATTATCAAACTTGATAAAAATGATCTCGGAGATTCAGCTTGGATTACCAAGGCTGGAGAACTTGCGCTGAAATATGAAGGCTGTGAACTGATCGACCTGCACTCAACGCTCAGATCCAGAATACTTGCCATGCGTTGGCGCGGCACTGTGTCCCGTTATAAAAAATTCAGCCTTGAGCGCAGATTGTTTAAACTTACACGTTCATCCAAACTCGAAAAAGTTCTAGAAGATAAACCTGTAACTGTACGCTACACCTCCGCAATTGAAAAAGAACTACCGGATGCAAAAGAACTTCTGCCCCACATTTACCTTACAAAATCTGAAAAGTGTAACGCGCTTTCAATGATGAAACGCGAAAATTTGAATAAAAATTTTATAGCACTTCATCCATATGCCACTCACCCGGACAAAGCATGGCCCCGCGAATACTGGAGAGAGCTTATAAAACAGCTTGATGAAAAGGGAATCCAATGGGCGGTAGTAGGCAAAGATGAAAACATATTGAATGCCGGCAAATCTGAATGGAATTTCACAAACAGACTTTCTCTGAGACAAACTTCAGCGATTCTACAAGAAGCAAAATTTTTGGTAACTGGTGATTCCGGCCCCATGCATCTTGCAGCCGGTGTGGGAACTCCCGTTATAGCAATGTTCGGACCGACCTCTAAAGTCTGGGGATTCTATCCGGCTGGTAAATATGACCGCATATTGGAGTTGGACCTTAACTGCCGTCCCTGCTCACTTCACGGAAAAAGCAATTGCAGCAAAAACCGCGAATGTTTAAAAAAAATCCGCCCTGAAAACATTATGAATATTCTTCTAAACCCCAATACTTATTGAATTCATCCGCTTTACCTTTGACATAATCAGCAACTGCGGCAGGAACATATAGGCTGATATCACCACCCTCTCTCCATACCTTGCGAACAAATGTAGAGCTGATTTTAAAATCAAAATCATCAATTATGTAAACAGACTTTCCGTCCTTTAATTTCCACTCATTTGTGTCTGTATTATCAATGTCTGTGAATATTTTTTTGAGAAGTAAAGTCATTTCACCAGCATCAGATTTTCCCCGGCTGACAGCGACGATATTCGCGAGAAGTGGAATCTTTTCCCAATCTTTCCAGCCGGGCAGAGAGTTGAAGGCATCCTGCCCCATCAAGAAATACAACTCGTCTTCTGGATAACGTTTTAACGCTTCTTTAAGTGTCTGTACCGTATATGTGGGGCCGGTCGAAGACATATCTAT is part of the Maridesulfovibrio ferrireducens genome and harbors:
- the nadD gene encoding nicotinate-nucleotide adenylyltransferase, translated to MKIGLFGGSFNPVHNTHIDVASAVMKRLGLDQVLFVPAGNPYHKKCGTMLPAELRFELIQRAVDGLDNFDVCDIDMSSTGPTYTVQTLKEALKRYPEDELYFLMGQDAFNSLPGWKDWEKIPLLANIVAVSRGKSDAGEMTLLLKKIFTDIDNTDTNEWKLKDGKSVYIIDDFDFKISSTFVRKVWREGGDISLYVPAAVADYVKGKADEFNKYWGLEEYS
- a CDS encoding hemolysin family protein, with product MLELILAVGLATVISAYCSVSEAVFYSFPQSRIEKLRKEGHKAGIILHNLRLNVEKPITAILTLNTVANTAGASIAGAAWSNVYGVETLPWFALVFTLIILLFSEILPKTLGIVYCHTLGTALARPLEIMVWIFSPVIWVCGFLARLVSKGGKGPQVTEDDIRAMVSLTRKSGAIKPYEALSIANILSLDDKIVEQIMTPRTVVFSLPTEMTVAEAHVKYSAWPHSRIPVYEGDNPEEIVGVIYRRLVFEALADDKDDVKLSELMKPVRFVLENITLDKLLVKFLESRMHLFVVLDEYGGMSGVVTLEDVMEEILGSEIVDETDQVVDMRELAHKRREELIVSRRKKTSDI
- a CDS encoding glycosyltransferase family 9 protein, encoding MHPLKDNHKIIFRLSALGDLILTTGVIDFWAEKYGWTFSVITKQQYAAPLEKNPHITEIIKLDKNDLGDSAWITKAGELALKYEGCELIDLHSTLRSRILAMRWRGTVSRYKKFSLERRLFKLTRSSKLEKVLEDKPVTVRYTSAIEKELPDAKELLPHIYLTKSEKCNALSMMKRENLNKNFIALHPYATHPDKAWPREYWRELIKQLDEKGIQWAVVGKDENILNAGKSEWNFTNRLSLRQTSAILQEAKFLVTGDSGPMHLAAGVGTPVIAMFGPTSKVWGFYPAGKYDRILELDLNCRPCSLHGKSNCSKNRECLKKIRPENIMNILLNPNTY